One window of Perca flavescens isolate YP-PL-M2 chromosome 6, PFLA_1.0, whole genome shotgun sequence genomic DNA carries:
- the si:ch211-79k12.1 gene encoding uncharacterized protein si:ch211-79k12.1, with protein MKVLLLAAVVALIHGSYATLLIKGPTQPVLEGDQFTLECLYSDSELNISQVHFEVFSKHMQSWRTVWERSWCYYSMEIERTAESLLLSIPRAGSFYEGPYRCVSDNENVTAPDNSSQPLAVKVYYMGELSLSREGYTSYLGVPQELKVRLGDDVVVKCSASSSEEPNYYWNKDGDDWILPSSTLTLRKMSAMDEGQYTCIATHPSVESLSKKRSFSITVLSEDAAWYESSNGRLVLMTSAAGVSLLVFILSMTVFLCRRAKQTKTSKGPIDDRSQKKPIYKASVESLPSTCADKQPLV; from the exons ATGAAAGTCCTTCTACTTGCTGCAGTGGTCGCCTTGATTCATGGCAGTTatg ccactttgcTCATTAAAGGGCCAACCCAGCCGGTTCTGGAGGGAGACCAATTCACACTGGAGTGTCTGTACTCAGACTCTGAACTCAACATCAGCCAGGTCCATTTCGAGGTCTTCTCCAAG CACATGCAGAGCTGGCGTACAGTTTGGGAGCGATCTTGGTGCTACTATTCGATGGAAATTGAGCGGACAGCAGAAAGTCTCCTGCTGTCTATCCCCCGTGCAGGAAGTTTCTATGAGGGGCCCTACCGCTGTGTGTCCGACAACGAAAATGTGACTGCACCAGACAACTCCTCCCAGCCGCTGGCCGTCAAAGTGTATT ATATGGGGGAGCTGTCACTGTCCAGGGAAGGCTACACCAGCTACCTGGGTGTCCCACAGGAGCTGAAGGTGCGACTCGGGGATGACGTGGTGGTGAAGTGCTCCGCCAGCTCATCAGAGGAGCCGAACTACTACTGGAATAAAGAC ggTGACGACTGGATCCTGCCTTCCTCTACGCTGACGCTGAGGAAGATGAGTGCAATGGATGAAGGACAGTACACTTGCATAGCCACGCATCCCTCTGTGGAGTCACTAAGCAAGAAACGCAGCTTCAGCATCACCGTGTTGTCGG AGGATGCCGCCTGGTACGAGTCTAGTAATGGCCGTCTCGTGTTGATGACCTCGGCGGCGGGTGTCTCTCTCTTGGTGTTCATCCTCTCCATGACTGTATTCCTGTGCCGCAGGGCTAAGCAGACCAAGACCAGCAAGGGACCCAT tgATGACCGGTCTCAGAAAAAGCCCATCTACAAAGCCAGTGTGGAGTCCCTGCCCTCCACCTGTGCAGACAAACAACCTCTGGTTTGA